A single window of Aspergillus puulaauensis MK2 DNA, chromosome 5, nearly complete sequence DNA harbors:
- a CDS encoding uncharacterized protein (COG:S;~EggNog:ENOG410PX1Z), with product MADAIWNHTSPSRPMPRSNPGPGSASPFATGALLPPVGSQSLATPIRGPTCTNGSSREGLHSRLSSRYSTAPRLQRARFSEKLGSDTSSHVVPPARQTFRTFPRSPLYQSTSRVPLRFMHYTQSSPHSFSMPCLAQRKGDPIPTHLCRDLNPQNIGSEESIPDISPVFRRSRKYQVWSARMGVQTLKCIGYSTHTLPAGPPGSPQSALLRSLSLDSTAFERAYQYQYQQNRKWTSSSDISDLILCNSEHQFKVRRHASLNGYKSDMNARNQWSSLPILRGHSTPFRRPTLLTWQEDSMGIPASAVKTQTKGKKPDLQKKERSSIRRMPHFVTETKDWSSWEVRLISNLDRRLEWISDQLTPGQRPFHFALLANHWLNRKTWIVFDPVSRVPTEKRRLWGDPRFNVPYPAPKSALSRGPKYPNPSHRATQTPKISSWRLAVNRHRMASGLKPFTKGIELYERSSEDPPDGKIDPSCWLMRRPPQGLGLSARQRERYYEGGAGWQERWSDWQRIKPGYRIRKAIYEGRVNRTRAKEIAHGVAQYCRQVTSRFNDSDANRWLDVREELPTDESS from the coding sequence ATGGCTGACGCCATATGGAACCATACAAGTCCTTCCCGTCCTATGCCTAGATCAAATCCTGGCCCAGGGTCAGCCTCCCCTTTTGCGACTGGAGCACTTTTGCCTCCTGTTGGCTCTCAGTCTCTGGCTACTCCCATTCGAGGGCCTACATGTACAAATGGATCTTCACGGGAAGGCCTCCACAGTAGGCTTTCATCGAGATATTCTACAGCACCTCGGTTACAGCGTGCTAGGTTTTCTGAAAAGCTCGGATCAGATACAAGCTCACATGTTGTACCACCTGCTAGGCAAACCTTCCGCACGTTCCCGCGGTCCCCCCTTTACCAGAGTACCAGCCGCGTCCCGCTGAGATTTATGCATTATACCCAGTCGTCGCCACACAGCTTTTCTATGCCATGCCTTGCGCAGCGTAAAGGTGACCCGATACCCACACATTTATGTCGAGACTTGAACCCTCAGAATATCGGCAGTGAAGAATCCATTCCTGATATATCGCCAGTATTTCGTCGCTCGCGCAAGTACCAAGTTTGGTCTGCTCGGATGGGGGTGCAGACACTCAAATGCATTGGATACAGTACTCACACTCTCCCCGCAGGACCTCCGGGAAGCCCGCAGTCTGCATTATTGAGGAGTCTCTCGCTCGATAGTACTGCATTTGAACGTgcatatcaatatcaatatcaacaaaATCGAAAATGGACATCATCCTCGGATATTAGCGACCTAATTCTCTGCAACTCTGAGCACCAGTTCAAGGTCAGGCGACATGCATCTTTGAATGGATACAAAAGTGACATGAATGCACGGAATCAATGGAGTTCCTTGCCAATCCTGCGCGGTCATTCGACTCCATTCCGTCGTCCAACACTTCTTACCTGGCAAGAAGATTCAATGGGAATTCCAGCTTCAGCCGTCAAGACTCAAACAAAGGGCAAGAAACCAGATCTTCAAAAGAAGGAGCGCTCCTCTATAAGGAGAATGCCGCATTTTGTAACGGAAACCAAAGACTGGAGCAGTTGGGAGGTGCGATTAATATCCAACTTGGACCGGAGACTGGAGTGGATCTCGGACCAATTAACTCCAGGGCAACGGCCATTTCACTTCGCTCTGCTTGCAAATCATTGGTTGAATAGAAAAACCTGGATCGTTTTTGATCCAGTCTCCCGCGTCCCCACTGAAAAGAGGCGACTCTGGGGGGATCCGCGATTCAATGTCCCATATCCAGCCCCAAAATCAGCTCTTTCCCGGGGTCCGAAGTATCCCAACCCCAGTCATCGGGCAACCCAAACTCCCAAGATCAGCTCTTGGAGACTTGCCGTAAATAGACATAGGATGGCATCCGGGCTAAAGCCATTCACTAAGGGAATTGAGCTCTATGAGAGATCATCTGAGGACCCGCCGGATGGTAAAATCGACCCAAGCTGTTGGCTTATGCGACGACCCCCGCAGGGACTCGGTCTATCTGCTCGGCAGCGAGAAAGGTATTATGAGGGTGGAGCGGGTTGGCAGGAAAGGTGGAGTGACTGGCAGAGAATCAAGCCCGGG